The following proteins come from a genomic window of Limnohabitans sp. 103DPR2:
- a CDS encoding aldolase/citrate lyase family protein, translating into MKTPVNRFKKAITEKHAQIGLWVGLASSYSAEICAMAGFDWLLIDGEHAPNNLQSIQQQLQTIAAYPVNNAIARVPVGDAALIKQYLDLGAETLLIPMVDTPEQAAHLVQAMRYPQNDGKGGIRGMGGARASRWGMFPNYTKEANEQVCLLVQAETREALKNLDAIANTPGVDGVFIGPADLSASLGHVGDPNHPEVQAAIEDAIARILKAGKAPGILTSDEAQAKHYLALGALFVAVGLDTQILVRQTAALAKKFKPNAGIELPASGQVY; encoded by the coding sequence ATGAAAACTCCTGTCAATCGTTTCAAAAAAGCCATCACAGAAAAGCACGCGCAAATTGGTTTGTGGGTGGGTTTGGCCAGCAGTTACAGTGCAGAAATTTGCGCCATGGCGGGCTTCGACTGGTTACTGATCGATGGCGAACATGCGCCTAATAATTTACAAAGTATTCAGCAGCAACTTCAGACCATCGCTGCTTATCCAGTGAACAACGCCATTGCGCGTGTTCCAGTGGGCGATGCCGCTTTGATCAAACAGTATTTAGATTTGGGCGCGGAAACATTGCTGATTCCCATGGTGGACACACCCGAGCAAGCCGCGCACTTGGTTCAAGCCATGCGTTATCCGCAAAATGATGGCAAGGGCGGCATCCGCGGTATGGGGGGTGCACGTGCTTCACGCTGGGGCATGTTTCCCAACTACACCAAAGAGGCCAATGAACAAGTTTGCTTGTTGGTGCAGGCCGAAACACGTGAAGCTTTGAAAAACTTGGACGCCATTGCCAACACACCTGGTGTGGATGGTGTCTTCATTGGTCCCGCCGATTTATCTGCTTCTTTGGGCCATGTGGGTGATCCCAATCACCCAGAAGTACAAGCGGCCATTGAAGATGCGATTGCACGCATTTTGAAAGCTGGCAAAGCGCCAGGCATTTTGACATCCGATGAGGCGCAAGCGAAACACTACTTGGCGCTGGGTGCTTTGTTTGTGGCCGTGGGTTTGGACACGCAAATCTTGGTACGCCAAACAGCCGCACTCGCGAAAAAATTCAAACCCAATGCCGGCATTGAGTTGCCCGCGTCCGGCCAGGTGTATTGA
- a CDS encoding class II aldolase/adducin family protein produces the protein MLTHQLPTVRSLQHEVHPKEWEARVQLAACYRVFAFLGWTEMIYNHITLRLPQEVSGAEKHFLINPFGLHYSEVTASNLVKIDLKGKALDGSPYPVNPAGFTVHAAIHDSLPGAHCVMHTHTTAGVSVACLKDGLQQTNFYTAQLHDMIAYHDFEGITIHADEAPRLLKSIGNKQAVILRNHGLLSWGATLPQTFAILWTLQRACEIQLATFSMGGAQAVIPVSEDIAAKCTRDALQFNPNHGAGTDVLDALIRQVDRSIVRPEESYRL, from the coding sequence ATGCTGACGCATCAACTGCCAACGGTTCGCTCTTTGCAGCATGAAGTGCACCCCAAAGAATGGGAAGCGCGTGTGCAATTGGCGGCGTGCTACCGCGTCTTTGCTTTTTTGGGCTGGACTGAGATGATTTACAACCACATCACCTTGCGCTTGCCGCAAGAAGTGAGTGGTGCCGAAAAACATTTCCTGATCAATCCCTTTGGTTTGCATTACAGCGAAGTCACTGCCAGCAACTTGGTCAAGATTGACCTCAAGGGCAAAGCCTTGGATGGTTCGCCCTACCCCGTCAATCCTGCCGGCTTTACGGTGCATGCGGCCATCCACGACAGCTTGCCCGGTGCCCATTGCGTCATGCACACGCACACCACCGCAGGTGTGTCGGTGGCGTGTTTGAAAGACGGTTTGCAACAAACCAATTTTTACACCGCGCAACTTCACGACATGATTGCGTACCATGACTTTGAAGGCATCACCATCCACGCCGATGAAGCACCGCGCTTGCTCAAAAGCATTGGCAACAAGCAGGCGGTGATTTTGCGCAACCATGGCTTGCTGTCATGGGGTGCCACACTGCCGCAAACCTTTGCCATTTTGTGGACCCTGCAACGTGCCTGCGAAATTCAATTGGCCACCTTCAGCATGGGAGGTGCACAAGCGGTCATTCCTGTGAGTGAAGACATTGCTGCCAAATGCACACGCGATGCTTTGCAATTCAACCCCAACCATGGTGCTGGCACCGATGTGCTCGATGCCTTGATCCGACAAGTCGATCGCAGCATCGTTCGCCCTGAAGAAAGTTACCGTTTATGA
- a CDS encoding 2-dehydropantoate 2-reductase, with translation MKVCIYGAGAIGGWIGVHLAQTGHEVSVVARGATLEALQKNGLQCVQTQAAEARIKADVKVSANPADLGPQDLVIVAVKAPAMADVAKGIAPLLGPNTMVMTAMNGVPWWFFQGFGGKLQGTTLSTIDPEGRIAKAIPAHHVVGCVVHASCSLDAPGVVRHHFGQGLILGEPADQHGQVSARVQQLVADLSAAGFNASASAQIQKDVWYKLWGNMTVNPISAITGATTDLILKDDLVRDFVSKVMLEAKAIGEKIGIPIAQTPEDRHAVTLKLGAFKTSMLQDVEAGKTVELDALVSGVRELGQLTQVSTPYTDALLGLSRLHASVRGLYPT, from the coding sequence ATGAAAGTTTGCATTTATGGCGCTGGTGCCATTGGCGGTTGGATCGGCGTGCACTTGGCGCAAACAGGGCACGAGGTGAGTGTGGTGGCGCGAGGTGCCACGCTTGAAGCCTTGCAGAAGAATGGACTTCAGTGTGTTCAAACGCAAGCGGCAGAGGCGCGTATCAAAGCTGATGTCAAAGTGTCTGCCAACCCCGCAGATTTAGGCCCACAAGATTTGGTGATCGTTGCCGTGAAAGCGCCCGCCATGGCGGACGTGGCCAAGGGGATTGCGCCCTTGCTAGGTCCCAACACGATGGTGATGACGGCCATGAATGGTGTCCCTTGGTGGTTCTTTCAAGGTTTTGGTGGCAAGTTGCAAGGCACGACGCTGAGTACCATTGACCCGGAAGGCCGCATTGCCAAAGCCATTCCCGCCCACCACGTGGTGGGCTGTGTGGTGCATGCCAGTTGTTCCCTCGATGCACCCGGCGTGGTGCGGCATCACTTCGGTCAAGGTTTGATTTTGGGTGAACCTGCCGATCAACACGGCCAGGTGAGTGCGCGCGTGCAGCAATTGGTCGCTGATTTGAGCGCTGCAGGGTTCAATGCCAGCGCCTCCGCCCAAATTCAAAAAGACGTTTGGTACAAGCTTTGGGGCAACATGACCGTCAACCCCATCAGCGCCATCACGGGCGCCACCACCGACCTCATTTTGAAAGACGATTTGGTGCGTGATTTTGTCTCGAAGGTGATGCTGGAGGCCAAAGCCATCGGCGAAAAAATAGGCATTCCCATTGCCCAAACCCCCGAGGACCGGCATGCGGTCACGCTGAAGTTGGGTGCGTTCAAAACATCCATGTTGCAAGACGTCGAAGCCGGTAAAACGGTGGAGCTTGATGCGTTGGTCAGTGGCGTGCGCGAGTTGGGTCAATTGACGCAAGTCAGCACCCCTTACACCGATGCGTTGTTGGGTCTCAGTCGCCTGCATGCCAGCGTTCGCGGCCTGTACCCGACATAA
- a CDS encoding DMT family transporter, giving the protein MTEKSKALSITAFATLLLVAFMMGANHVAARFAFNHGVDVITAVSFRSAVTALVVGLILWQQKVQIQIQPHHKKYLPLIGLIIAVQSVCLYSSVARLPVALALLAFNTYPLSTAFWARVLYKHQPEKAVLWSMPIILVGLALALDVMGAASGLGASEHWAQIGSGVAFALAASATFGLALVYTQHETVGLDGRVRTFSSMSLVGVLAVAVAVSQGGFHLPNAPAGWWGLGMLTFLYGTAFTILFTVLPRLGVVGNSAIMNVEPVFALTLAWALLDQAIAPIQLVGAALVVGAVMWLGLRKR; this is encoded by the coding sequence ATGACTGAAAAATCCAAAGCACTGTCGATCACGGCATTTGCCACCTTGTTGTTGGTGGCCTTCATGATGGGCGCCAACCATGTGGCCGCGCGCTTTGCGTTCAACCATGGCGTGGACGTGATCACCGCAGTGAGCTTCCGAAGTGCGGTCACGGCTTTGGTGGTCGGTTTGATTTTGTGGCAACAAAAAGTCCAAATTCAAATTCAGCCGCATCACAAAAAATACTTGCCGCTCATCGGTCTGATCATTGCGGTTCAGAGCGTGTGCTTGTATTCATCGGTGGCCCGATTGCCTGTGGCCCTGGCCTTGTTGGCGTTCAACACATACCCTTTGTCGACCGCATTTTGGGCGCGCGTCCTTTACAAACACCAACCCGAAAAAGCGGTGCTCTGGAGTATGCCCATCATTTTGGTGGGCCTGGCGTTGGCGCTGGATGTGATGGGTGCGGCCTCTGGTTTGGGCGCATCTGAGCATTGGGCGCAAATTGGCAGTGGCGTGGCGTTTGCACTGGCGGCTTCAGCCACCTTTGGCTTGGCACTGGTCTACACCCAACACGAAACCGTCGGCTTGGATGGCCGCGTGCGCACCTTCTCTTCCATGTCCTTGGTGGGTGTGTTGGCCGTGGCGGTGGCGGTCAGCCAAGGCGGTTTTCATTTGCCCAACGCACCTGCAGGTTGGTGGGGTTTGGGCATGCTGACCTTTTTGTACGGCACTGCCTTCACCATTTTGTTCACGGTACTGCCTCGATTGGGCGTGGTGGGCAACTCGGCCATCATGAATGTGGAGCCCGTGTTTGCGTTGACCTTGGCTTGGGCCTTGCTGGATCAAGCGATTGCGCCTATTCAGTTGGTGGGTGCGGCTTTGGTGGTGGGCGCCGTGATGTGGTTGGGACTGCGCAAGCGCTAA
- the rsmI gene encoding 16S rRNA (cytidine(1402)-2'-O)-methyltransferase codes for MTSIYSHAFQVAREAVGPQNHPASTLYVVATPIGNLADITLRALYVIERADTLACEDTRHTQQMLRAYGLDRSNSQLLAVHQHNEAEAAAQVIARLAQGQRVAYVSDAGTPAISDPGARLVAAVAAAGYRVMPLPGASSVTALLSASGMTGEGGFVFTGFLSSKATERQRAIDTLMGESRAVVLLEAPHRIEALAQALSQLGSRLITVGRELTKQFETVHTLPAHQLPAWFAEKADHVRGEFALVVHALDKPTQDASEALDADSLRTLKLLLTELPLKTAVKLTSDITGTSKNVVYDTALSLKKGQD; via the coding sequence TTGACGTCGATTTACAGCCACGCCTTCCAAGTAGCCCGCGAAGCAGTGGGTCCTCAAAACCACCCCGCCAGCACACTGTATGTGGTGGCCACCCCCATTGGCAATCTGGCCGACATCACTTTGCGTGCTTTGTATGTCATTGAAAGGGCTGACACCCTGGCCTGTGAAGACACGCGCCACACCCAGCAAATGTTGCGCGCCTATGGTTTAGATCGCAGCAACTCACAACTGCTGGCTGTGCACCAACACAACGAAGCGGAAGCTGCTGCGCAAGTCATTGCACGTTTGGCGCAAGGCCAACGTGTGGCCTATGTCAGCGATGCCGGCACGCCGGCCATCAGCGACCCTGGTGCGCGCTTGGTCGCTGCCGTTGCGGCTGCCGGTTACAGAGTGATGCCTTTGCCTGGCGCCAGCAGCGTCACGGCCCTGCTCAGTGCCTCGGGCATGACAGGCGAAGGCGGCTTTGTGTTCACTGGCTTTTTGTCTTCCAAAGCCACCGAACGCCAACGCGCCATTGACACCCTGATGGGGGAATCGCGCGCTGTGGTCTTGCTTGAAGCGCCGCATCGCATTGAAGCCTTGGCCCAAGCCTTGTCTCAATTGGGCTCACGCTTGATCACTGTGGGACGTGAACTCACCAAACAATTTGAAACAGTGCACACATTGCCTGCACATCAACTGCCCGCCTGGTTTGCAGAAAAAGCCGATCATGTGCGCGGTGAGTTTGCGCTGGTGGTTCACGCTTTGGACAAGCCTACGCAAGACGCCAGCGAGGCCTTGGATGCCGACAGTTTGCGCACACTGAAATTGCTGTTGACCGAGCTGCCGCTGAAGACGGCCGTCAAACTGACCAGCGACATCACCGGCACTTCTAAAAACGTGGTTTACGACACCGCACTGAGTTTGAAAAAAGGCCAGGATTAA
- a CDS encoding YraN family protein encodes MGFLGPTNQSSMQTRFKQTTKQSGDAAEDAALHFLQHQGLRLLQRNYRTPGRGGGEIDLILQESDSTLVFVEVRKRSQRQFGGALGSVSRAKQRRIVFAARYFLWRWQQLPPTRFDVIAWEPDGLIWQKAAFEAGTW; translated from the coding sequence ATGGGTTTCCTTGGTCCTACAAATCAAAGCAGTATGCAAACCCGCTTCAAGCAAACCACCAAACAATCTGGCGATGCTGCAGAAGATGCGGCACTTCACTTTTTACAACATCAGGGCTTGCGCTTGCTGCAACGCAATTATCGAACGCCTGGCAGGGGTGGCGGCGAAATTGACCTCATTTTGCAAGAATCTGACAGCACCTTGGTGTTTGTTGAGGTTCGAAAGCGTTCGCAGCGCCAATTTGGCGGGGCGCTGGGCAGTGTCAGTCGCGCCAAACAAAGGCGCATTGTCTTTGCGGCGCGGTATTTTTTGTGGCGCTGGCAGCAACTGCCGCCCACCCGTTTCGATGTGATTGCCTGGGAGCCCGATGGCCTCATTTGGCAGAAGGCTGCATTTGAGGCCGGCACTTGGTAA
- a CDS encoding SIS domain-containing protein, producing MLDLRIQQHFIDSADLQYQAAETLAKPLDAGVQALMACVTSGGKVMVCGEGSAAALAQYFASLFVGGFERERPELAAIALRHEGLGDPAYAGLARQVRALGQAGDVLLLLTANGEEEGLLRALHAAHERDMTVIALTGKGGGAVAKALRETDVHVGIPHDRAARIREVQQLALHCLCDGVDAQLMGDQDTLS from the coding sequence ATGCTAGACCTGCGAATTCAGCAACATTTCATCGACAGTGCCGACCTGCAATACCAGGCCGCCGAAACCTTGGCCAAACCCTTGGATGCGGGCGTCCAGGCGCTCATGGCCTGCGTCACCAGTGGTGGCAAGGTGATGGTTTGCGGCGAGGGCAGTGCAGCCGCTTTGGCACAGTACTTTGCCAGCTTGTTCGTGGGTGGCTTTGAACGCGAGCGTCCCGAACTGGCGGCCATCGCTTTGCGCCACGAAGGCTTGGGCGATCCCGCCTATGCCGGCTTGGCGCGACAAGTCCGCGCATTGGGCCAAGCGGGTGATGTGCTGTTGCTGCTCACCGCCAATGGCGAAGAAGAAGGTTTGTTGCGCGCTTTGCATGCAGCCCACGAACGCGACATGACCGTCATTGCCCTCACAGGCAAAGGCGGCGGTGCTGTGGCCAAGGCCTTGCGCGAGACCGATGTGCACGTAGGCATCCCCCATGACCGTGCTGCCCGCATTCGCGAAGTCCAACAACTGGCTTTGCATTGCCTGTGCGATGGTGTGGACGCCCAACTCATGGGTGACCAAGACACCTTGTCCTAA
- a CDS encoding BON domain-containing protein, with the protein MKLNLKRWMLSGLAVGAVISSLSACAPLVVGSAVMSGMVAIDRRTAGIQLEDEGIELRTAQGLRQNLSDAAHVNVTSYNRMVLLTGEVSSAAEKERAERLAKSQENVSSVVNDLAIEPASSLTQRSKDAITTGQIKALLVDAKDLQSNAFKVVTERGIVYLMGRVTAREAQRASEIARSGSVNGVVKVVRVFETITEEELKRISAQPLSPQAQPKI; encoded by the coding sequence GTGAAACTCAATCTCAAACGTTGGATGTTGTCTGGTTTGGCCGTCGGTGCCGTCATCTCCAGTTTGTCGGCCTGCGCACCTTTGGTGGTGGGCAGCGCAGTGATGAGTGGCATGGTGGCCATTGACCGCCGCACCGCCGGTATTCAATTGGAAGACGAAGGCATCGAGTTGCGCACGGCGCAAGGTTTGCGACAAAACCTCAGCGATGCAGCGCACGTCAATGTCACCAGCTACAACCGCATGGTGCTCTTGACGGGTGAAGTCAGCTCTGCCGCCGAGAAAGAGCGCGCTGAGCGCTTGGCCAAGAGCCAAGAAAACGTGTCGTCCGTGGTGAATGACTTGGCCATTGAACCTGCCAGCTCGCTCACACAGCGCTCTAAGGACGCCATCACCACAGGCCAAATCAAAGCCTTGTTGGTGGATGCCAAAGATCTGCAATCCAACGCCTTCAAAGTGGTCACCGAGCGCGGCATTGTTTACTTGATGGGACGCGTCACGGCCCGCGAAGCACAGCGTGCCTCTGAAATTGCACGCAGCGGCAGCGTCAATGGCGTGGTCAAGGTGGTGCGCGTGTTTGAAACCATCACGGAAGAAGAACTCAAGCGCATCAGCGCACAACCCTTGTCGCCGCAAGCGCAACCCAAAATTTAA
- a CDS encoding NAD(P)-dependent oxidoreductase, with product MSSLNAKTYEPAPSQHVAFLGLGVMGYPMAGHLARAGHAVTVYNRSEAKAAAWCQEFADSRQPAHAPTPREAVKNADIVFCCVGNDDDLRAVVLGPDGAFAGMKKGAIFVDHTTASANVARELYAAAKAQGLNFIDAPVSGGQGGAQNGLLTVMCGGDAAIFELTKPAAMAFSRAYTLMGESGAGQLTKMVNQVCIAGLVQGLSEAVAFGQKAGLDMNLVLDVIGKGAAQSWQMDNRGKTMVADKFDFGFAVDWMRKDLGLVMDEAKRNGARLPVTALVDQFYADVQQMGGKRWDTSSLIKRLK from the coding sequence ATGAGCAGCTTGAACGCCAAAACCTACGAACCCGCACCTTCACAACATGTGGCCTTTTTGGGCCTTGGCGTCATGGGTTATCCCATGGCAGGTCACTTGGCACGTGCAGGTCACGCGGTCACGGTTTACAACCGCAGCGAAGCCAAAGCAGCCGCTTGGTGCCAAGAGTTTGCCGACTCACGTCAGCCAGCCCATGCACCCACGCCCCGTGAAGCCGTGAAAAACGCCGACATCGTTTTTTGCTGCGTGGGCAATGACGACGATTTGCGCGCTGTGGTTTTGGGACCTGACGGCGCTTTTGCAGGCATGAAAAAAGGCGCCATTTTTGTGGACCACACCACGGCCTCTGCCAATGTGGCACGTGAACTGTATGCGGCCGCCAAAGCACAAGGTCTGAACTTCATCGATGCGCCCGTGTCGGGTGGTCAAGGCGGTGCGCAAAACGGTTTGCTGACCGTGATGTGCGGCGGTGATGCCGCCATCTTCGAACTCACCAAGCCTGCTGCCATGGCCTTCTCTCGTGCCTACACCCTGATGGGTGAGTCTGGCGCCGGCCAATTGACCAAGATGGTCAACCAAGTTTGCATTGCGGGCTTGGTGCAAGGCTTGTCGGAAGCGGTTGCCTTTGGCCAAAAGGCCGGCCTCGACATGAACCTGGTGCTGGACGTGATTGGCAAAGGTGCTGCACAAAGCTGGCAAATGGACAACCGCGGCAAGACCATGGTGGCCGACAAGTTTGACTTTGGTTTTGCCGTCGATTGGATGCGCAAAGACTTAGGTCTGGTGATGGACGAAGCCAAGCGCAATGGCGCGCGCTTGCCCGTCACGGCCTTGGTGGACCAGTTCTATGCCGACGTGCAGCAAATGGGCGGCAAGCGCTGGGACACTTCCAGCTTGATCAAACGCTTGAAGTAA
- a CDS encoding type IV pilus twitching motility protein PilT, with translation MQQAYQISAAQGNAWPTLLRLARSVGASDVHWSTGESAWLRIDGQLQRVSVSCTSHSMYRPDMSRVLCAQDVHDIRTALMHAQGLDTSSNLHPSAALNNVDFAVSLPELGRFRVNAFEQARGPALALRLIPNEMPQLKHLNAPACVAHWALQRHGLLLFTGPTGSGKSTLLAALLHHINTERQVHIVTLEDPIEFIHTSHNSLVHQREVGRDTPDFESGLRAALREDPDVLLVGELRDSRTIKLALTAAETGHLVLATLHTASAPQAVDRLVDAFPSQEREGVRALFAESLVAVLTQTLCPHRSGLGRVAAHEIMVATPAVRNLVREGKVSQLYALLQTGHAVGMQTLDQSLQALYQNQEISQQTLALLRKYPQNSKLVDNHGFKD, from the coding sequence ATGCAACAAGCTTACCAAATCTCAGCAGCGCAAGGAAACGCATGGCCCACGCTGCTGCGCTTGGCAAGAAGCGTGGGCGCCTCCGATGTTCACTGGTCAACCGGCGAGTCTGCTTGGCTGCGCATCGATGGCCAACTGCAGCGCGTATCGGTTTCTTGCACCTCGCACAGCATGTACCGTCCCGACATGTCGCGCGTGTTATGTGCCCAAGATGTGCACGACATTCGCACCGCCTTGATGCATGCCCAGGGTTTAGACACAAGCTCCAATTTGCACCCTAGCGCCGCGCTCAACAACGTCGACTTTGCCGTCAGCTTGCCTGAGCTAGGACGCTTTCGTGTCAATGCATTTGAGCAAGCGCGCGGGCCTGCACTGGCGCTGCGCCTGATACCCAATGAGATGCCCCAGCTCAAGCATTTGAATGCCCCAGCGTGTGTTGCCCATTGGGCCCTGCAGCGCCATGGCTTGTTGCTTTTCACGGGTCCCACAGGCAGCGGCAAGTCCACCTTGCTGGCGGCCTTGCTGCATCACATCAACACCGAGCGCCAAGTTCACATCGTGACCTTGGAAGACCCGATTGAGTTCATTCACACCTCTCACAACAGCTTGGTGCACCAGCGTGAGGTTGGACGCGACACACCCGACTTTGAGTCGGGCTTGCGTGCGGCCCTGCGCGAGGATCCCGATGTGCTGTTGGTCGGCGAGTTGCGTGACAGCCGCACCATCAAACTGGCACTGACAGCGGCCGAAACCGGCCACTTGGTACTGGCCACCTTGCATACTGCCAGTGCGCCGCAAGCCGTTGACCGACTGGTCGATGCCTTTCCCTCGCAGGAAAGAGAAGGGGTGCGTGCCTTGTTTGCAGAAAGTTTGGTGGCGGTGCTCACCCAAACGCTGTGTCCCCACCGCTCAGGTTTGGGTCGTGTGGCTGCACATGAAATCATGGTGGCCACCCCGGCCGTGCGCAACCTGGTGCGAGAGGGCAAAGTGAGCCAGCTGTATGCCCTTTTGCAAACCGGCCACGCAGTGGGCATGCAAACGCTGGACCAAAGTTTGCAAGCTTTGTATCAAAACCAAGAGATCAGCCAGCAGACGCTGGCCTTGCTGCGCAAATACCCGCAAAACTCAAAACTGGTGGACAATCACGGCTTCAAAGATTAA
- a CDS encoding YggS family pyridoxal phosphate-dependent enzyme has protein sequence MSTSVSVNLAQVRKRIELACLSAERPANAVHLLAVSKTMPAQAVREAYAAGQVAFGENYIQEGVDKIASLTDLPLEWHCIGPIQSNKSKLVAENFAWVHSIDRLKIAERLSAQRPVNLPPLQVCLQVNVDGGSNKSGVTPSELLALAQAVAKLPNLQLRGIMTIPEPAENEAAARAVHHQAKDLFDSLQAAGLSVDTLSMGMTGDLEAAIAEGSTCVRVGTAIFGQR, from the coding sequence ATGAGCACTTCAGTTTCAGTCAATCTCGCCCAAGTGCGCAAGCGAATTGAGCTTGCATGCCTTTCGGCAGAACGTCCCGCCAATGCGGTCCATTTGTTGGCTGTGTCCAAGACCATGCCTGCGCAAGCAGTGCGCGAGGCTTATGCCGCTGGGCAAGTCGCGTTTGGTGAAAACTACATTCAAGAGGGCGTCGACAAGATCGCCTCATTGACAGATTTGCCTTTAGAGTGGCATTGCATTGGCCCCATTCAAAGCAACAAAAGCAAGTTGGTGGCCGAAAACTTTGCGTGGGTCCACAGCATCGATCGATTGAAAATTGCAGAGCGTTTGTCTGCTCAGCGACCTGTCAACTTGCCTCCGCTTCAAGTTTGTTTGCAAGTGAATGTCGATGGCGGCAGCAACAAATCTGGCGTGACACCCAGCGAGCTGTTGGCATTGGCGCAAGCGGTCGCGAAATTGCCAAACCTGCAGTTGCGCGGCATCATGACCATTCCTGAACCTGCAGAAAACGAAGCGGCTGCTCGCGCCGTCCACCATCAAGCCAAAGATTTGTTCGACAGTTTGCAAGCTGCTGGTTTGAGCGTCGACACCCTGTCCATGGGCATGACCGGTGATCTTGAGGCGGCCATTGCCGAAGGCAGTACCTGCGTGCGAGTGGGCACCGCCATTTTTGGACAGCGCTGA
- a CDS encoding FAD-linked oxidase C-terminal domain-containing protein, whose product MNALTNIDALSRADRQAQVVAALRDALPQHALLYTLEDTVPFECDGLTAYRERPLVVALPETEAQVQAVLKACHALAVPVVARGAGTGLSGGAMPHKMGVTLSMAKFNQIVKVDAVSRTAVVQCGVRNLAISEAAAPHGLYYAPDPSSQIACTIGGNVAENSGGVHCLKYGLTLHNVLKVRGFTIEGEPITFGSDALDTTGFDLLSVLVGSEGMLAITTEVTVKLVPKPQLARCIMASFDDIRKAGDAVAAVIAAGIIPAGLEMMDKPMTAAVEDFVHAGYDLNAEAILLCESDGTPEEVEEEIGRMSDVLRGCGATAIAVSKDEAERLRFWSGRKNAFPASGRISPDYMCMDSTIPRKRLADILLAIAEMEKKYQLRCANVFHAGDGNLHPLILFDANDPDQMHRCELFGADILETSVAMGGTVTGEHGVGIEKLNSMCVQFSAEENAQMFAVKKAFDPLSLLNPGKVIPTLNRCAEYGKMLVRGGQISHPDLPRF is encoded by the coding sequence ATGAACGCACTCACCAACATCGATGCTTTGTCCCGCGCAGATCGCCAGGCGCAAGTGGTGGCTGCGCTGCGTGACGCTCTGCCCCAGCATGCCTTGCTGTACACGCTAGAAGACACCGTGCCGTTTGAGTGCGATGGCCTCACAGCTTACCGTGAGCGCCCCTTGGTTGTGGCTTTACCGGAAACCGAAGCGCAAGTGCAAGCTGTGCTCAAGGCCTGCCACGCCTTGGCTGTGCCCGTGGTGGCGCGGGGCGCTGGCACGGGTTTGTCGGGCGGCGCCATGCCCCACAAAATGGGCGTGACCTTGTCCATGGCCAAGTTCAACCAAATTGTCAAAGTGGATGCGGTGTCGCGCACGGCGGTGGTTCAATGCGGCGTGCGCAACTTGGCCATCTCAGAAGCCGCCGCGCCGCATGGTTTGTATTACGCCCCCGATCCCTCCAGTCAAATTGCCTGCACCATTGGTGGCAATGTGGCCGAAAACTCGGGCGGTGTGCACTGCCTGAAATACGGTCTCACCTTGCACAACGTGCTCAAAGTCAGAGGCTTCACCATTGAAGGCGAACCCATCACCTTTGGCAGCGATGCTTTGGACACCACGGGTTTTGATTTGTTGTCGGTGTTGGTCGGCAGCGAAGGCATGCTGGCCATCACCACCGAAGTCACCGTCAAGTTGGTGCCCAAGCCGCAACTCGCACGCTGCATCATGGCCAGCTTTGACGACATTCGCAAAGCGGGTGATGCGGTGGCGGCAGTGATTGCCGCCGGCATCATTCCAGCAGGACTGGAAATGATGGACAAACCCATGACAGCAGCGGTCGAAGATTTTGTGCACGCAGGCTACGACCTGAATGCCGAAGCCATTTTGCTGTGCGAAAGCGATGGCACGCCCGAAGAAGTTGAAGAAGAGATTGGCCGCATGAGCGACGTGCTGCGCGGCTGCGGCGCCACCGCCATTGCCGTGAGCAAAGACGAAGCCGAGCGCTTGCGTTTTTGGAGCGGTCGCAAAAATGCCTTCCCAGCTTCGGGCCGCATCAGCCCCGATTACATGTGCATGGACTCCACCATTCCGCGCAAACGACTGGCCGACATTTTGTTGGCCATTGCAGAGATGGAAAAGAAATACCAACTGCGCTGCGCCAACGTCTTTCACGCGGGTGATGGCAATTTGCATCCGCTCATTTTGTTCGATGCCAACGACCCCGACCAAATGCACCGCTGCGAATTGTTTGGCGCCGACATTTTGGAAACCAGTGTGGCCATGGGCGGCACTGTCACGGGGGAACATGGTGTGGGCATTGAAAAACTCAACAGCATGTGCGTGCAGTTTTCTGCAGAAGAAAACGCACAAATGTTTGCAGTGAAAAAAGCCTTTGACCCTTTGAGTTTGCTCAACCCCGGCAAAGTCATTCCAACACTGAACCGTTGTGCTGAATACGGCAAGATGTTGGTTCGCGGCGGACAAATTTCGCACCCTGATTTGCCGCGGTTTTAA